The nucleotide sequence GATGACAATCGGAGTTAAAGAAAAGGAAGAAGGCGTCGATATGGATGATTTGCAGAATACCGGCGCTGAAGCGGGAAAAGCGAGGTTGTTTGTTAATTTAGGCAGAGCGCAGAATATCGGCCCTAAAGACCTTATTGAAATATTGCGCAATGAAGCCGGCCTCCAAGGATACGCGGTGGGGAAAATAAGCATCCACGAAAAATTTGCTTTTTTTGAGGTTTCCATAAATGATGCCAGAAATGTTATAAAAGCAATTGATAATAAAAATATTAAAGGGACAAAGATACACATTGCTCCTGCTATTAAAAGGTAGATGGAACATTTTGATGTTATTGTCATAGGAGCATGACCCGCAGGAATGTTTGCCGCAGGCAAATCAGCAGAAGCCAACAGAAAAACCCTTCTTTTAGAAAAAAAGGACCAGCCGGGCAGAAAGCTTAAAATTACAGGCAGCGGAAGATGCAATATCACCAACAACGGCGATATTAATGTTTTCATAAAAAGTTATCATAAAAACGGCAAATTTTTGTACCGCGCTTTTTCTGAATTTTTTAACAAGGGCCTGATAAAGTTTTTAAACGGGTACGGGATAAAAACTATTGTTGAGAAAAAAGGCAAAATATTTCCCGCTAACGGAAATGCAGATGCCATTTCAGCTGTGCTTGTAAAATTCATGAAAGAAAAAGGAGTTATACTGCGGGTTAATTCTTCTGTAGAGGAAATATTTGCCGCAGAGCAAAAAGTAAAGGGAGTAAAATTAAAAGATATACAGGAAATTATTAATTGTAATAAAGTCATTATTGCTACCGGAGGCCTTTCTTATCCGCAGACAGGTTCCACTGGAGACGGTTATCTTATGGCAGCAAAACTGGGGCATACGATCGTAACTCCTAAACCAGCCCTGGTTCCTTTAGAGGTCTCTGGAGAAATTTGCAAAGAATTACAGGGGCTTTCGTTCCAGGACATTATAATAAACGCTTTTGCAGGAAATAAAAAAATAATCACCCAATTAGGAGATATGCTTTTCACTCATTTTGGGATTTCTGGCCCGGCAATTTTTCATATAAGCGGGCTGGTTGCAGAGCATTTGAATAAGAATGAAAAAGTTACACTGGCAGTTAATTTGATTTCGGGAATCAGTCCGGTTGAGTTTGACGGGAAATTAAGAAAGGAAATCAGGAATTCAGGAGAAAAAACCTTAAAGACCATTTTGAGCGTTCATCTGCCTAAAAGATTTGTGGAAGCGCTTATGAAATTGGCGGATTTTGCCGAAGATAAAAAATGCAAACAGCTTAATAAAACTGAAATAGGGAAAACAATAGATTTAATAACAAATTTCAGGCTTAATATCACAAAAACCCGGCCGATAGAAGAAGCTACCGTAACAAGCGGGGGAGTTTCTCTAAAAGAAATAAACCCTTATACTATGGAATCTAAAATTGTGAGAGGCTTATACTTCTGCGGCGAGGTTATCGATATCGACGGCCTAACCGGCGGCTTCAACCTTCAAGCCGCCTTCTCCACTGCCTTCCTTGCAGCTAAGAATTAAATTTTCCATTCAACTTTAGGATTTTTTCCGTAAACAATTTTTACCGGAATGCCGTCTTTCAAAATTGACAATCTTGCCGCTTCAACCACAAGTTCATTTATATAACTGTTTGCAGGCGTAGCGATTATGCCTTTATCATCAATCTCTTTGATAATTTCCTGTCTTTTTTTAAGCGATTTATCTTCTGAAACACCCGCAACTTCATTTTCAATCCTGTGCATGGTATTTACACTTGCGGCAACTGAATCATAACCGTATCCGATCGGTTTATATCCTTTACCTTCCCATAAAACAAGTTTATAAAAGTCGGGGTTAATAAAATTAAAGCGGGACCCGCCAAGCCCTATACCATCAAGGTAACTGTAGCTGACTCCGCGGAACTGGTCATCATGTTTAATAAGCCCGGTTTTATCTTTCCCTTCAAAAAACATTGAAAGGCATTGTTCATTATTGCCTGCCGCGTCATCCGGATAACCAAGCCCGGTTGATACATTTAAAAGCGCGCCGTTTTCAAAACGAATTCTTCCGTTGGCCCAAAGGTAACCTTCATTCCCGTTAGGGAATTT is from Elusimicrobiota bacterium and encodes:
- a CDS encoding NAD(P)/FAD-dependent oxidoreductase, giving the protein MFAAGKSAEANRKTLLLEKKDQPGRKLKITGSGRCNITNNGDINVFIKSYHKNGKFLYRAFSEFFNKGLIKFLNGYGIKTIVEKKGKIFPANGNADAISAVLVKFMKEKGVILRVNSSVEEIFAAEQKVKGVKLKDIQEIINCNKVIIATGGLSYPQTGSTGDGYLMAAKLGHTIVTPKPALVPLEVSGEICKELQGLSFQDIIINAFAGNKKIITQLGDMLFTHFGISGPAIFHISGLVAEHLNKNEKVTLAVNLISGISPVEFDGKLRKEIRNSGEKTLKTILSVHLPKRFVEALMKLADFAEDKKCKQLNKTEIGKTIDLITNFRLNITKTRPIEEATVTSGGVSLKEINPYTMESKIVRGLYFCGEVIDIDGLTGGFNLQAAFSTAFLAAKN